One segment of Trachemys scripta elegans isolate TJP31775 chromosome 1, CAS_Tse_1.0, whole genome shotgun sequence DNA contains the following:
- the TSPAN8 gene encoding tetraspanin-8 encodes MAGVSSCMKYSMFIFNFLFWMCGCIILGVSIWMRVSKAAQEDLNLDSSLFSAVDLMIAVGSIIMVLGFLGCCGAMKESQCMLILFFIGLLLILILQVVAGILGAVYKSQIESTLNKTLSEEAKKLQAVTEDSKVFQEKFQKFEKMNQCCGLVKGYEDWGSNFNTPYGNFKICECAQKDQNTDLCIFSSNRYIYKKPCSVVVIDFFKHHMVILMGIAFGLAFIEIVGLGFSMSLYCQIQRK; translated from the exons ATGGCAGGGGTGAGCAGCTGCATGAAATATTCCATGTTCATCTTCAACTTTTTGTTCTGG ATGTGTGGCTGCATTATTCTGGGGGTCTCTATCTGGATGCGTGTAAGCAAAGCTGCTCAGGAG GATCTCAATTTAGATAGTAGCCTGTTTTCAGCTGTTGACCTGATGATAGCAGTGGGCTCCATCATTATGGTCCTTGGTTTCCTGGGGTGCTGTGGTGCAATGAAGGAAAGTCAATGCATGCTGATCTTG TTTTTTATTGGACTGCTTTTGATCCTGATCCTTCAGGTCGTAGCAGGTATTTTGGGAGCAGTGTATAAGTCTCAG ATAGAAAGCACACTTAACAAGACTCTCTCCGAGGAGGCAAAGAAGTTGCAAGCCGTCACTGAGGATTCTAAAGTATTTCAAGAGaagtttcagaagtttgagaaaaTG AATCAGTGCTGTGGTTTGGTGAAGGGATATGAAGATTGGGGGAGCAATTTTAATACTCCTTATGGTAATTTCAAGATCTGTGAATGTGCACAGAAAGACCAAAATACAGATCTCTGTATCTTTTCTTCTAACAGATACATTTATAAAAAG ccaTGTAGCGTTGTGGTAATTGATTTCTTCAAACACCATATGGTCATACTTATGGGGATCGCATTTGGACTGGCATTTATTGAG